The genomic DNA GAATCCGGAATCTGCGCGATTCTGTTATTTTGAGACTTCCCATGAGATGTGACATCCTATAGGATGTCTATCTATGGGTATGCCGAGGGTTGTGGTGGATACATCCGTGATTGTGGCCGGACTTCGGAGCCAACTAGGCGCGAGCAACCGTATTCTTACGCTCGTTGCCGAGCGCCAGCTCCTACCCTTGGTGACAACGGCGTTGTTTCTTGAATATGAGGATGTTCTTAATCGCCCGGAGCAGCGATTGGCGACGGGCATGGCAAAAGAAGACGTGGTGGGTTTTCTGGCTGCCCTGGCAAGCGCT from Terriglobales bacterium includes the following:
- a CDS encoding putative toxin-antitoxin system toxin component, PIN family, with the translated sequence MGMPRVVVDTSVIVAGLRSQLGASNRILTLVAERQLLPLVTTALFLEYEDVLNRPEQRLATGMAKEDVVGFLAALASAAEPVDVHFMWRPQLADPADELVLEAAVNGRASAIVTHNVRDFLPAARDFEIEVIAPSVMLERMRK